The following proteins are co-located in the Microcystis wesenbergii NRERC-220 genome:
- a CDS encoding dTDP-4-dehydrorhamnose 3,5-epimerase family protein, with translation MILKSLAMTKLTQSNEQWIEGVEVCPLKLLPNEKGRLMEIQRADDKIFPGFGQVYITSTLPGIVKAWYRHTTQIDQIAVMVGLLKLVLYDDRETSPTRGKINTIFLGELAPKLVQIPPGIWHGFQTIGEREAFALHLNSVAFQADAPDEDRLPYDTNIIPYQWETKW, from the coding sequence ATGATTCTTAAGTCTTTAGCTATGACAAAGTTAACACAATCTAATGAGCAATGGATAGAAGGTGTAGAAGTTTGCCCTCTCAAGTTATTGCCAAATGAAAAAGGACGACTCATGGAAATTCAACGGGCTGACGATAAGATTTTCCCCGGCTTTGGACAAGTTTATATTACTTCAACTTTGCCCGGTATTGTTAAAGCTTGGTACAGACACACAACGCAAATTGATCAAATTGCCGTCATGGTAGGACTGTTGAAACTTGTCCTTTACGATGACCGGGAAACCTCACCCACCAGAGGCAAAATTAACACAATATTTTTAGGCGAATTGGCTCCTAAACTGGTACAAATTCCTCCCGGTATTTGGCATGGTTTTCAGACAATTGGCGAGCGGGAAGCTTTTGCACTGCATCTAAACTCGGTCGCTTTTCAGGCAGACGCACCCGATGAAGATCGCTTACCTTATGATACTAATATTATTCCCTATCAGTGGGAAACTAAGTGGTAA
- a CDS encoding aldolase/citrate lyase family protein yields MNPITSHYTTDIDHLRLFLFTTDALLAKQAEQVGIDSIIVDWERIGKRERQISYSTQINADTPEDVVALAEVISIPITVRINPLDNNTSDEIETALDSGAKIIMLPMAKVPSEVDKFISLVNGRAKTLVQIETHTLVEHCHELRDLGWDYSYIGLNDLMISRQKTLFGIYWQMVQLNKFFKF; encoded by the coding sequence ATGAACCCCATAACGAGCCACTATACTACAGATATTGACCATTTGCGTTTATTTCTATTTACCACAGATGCTTTATTAGCTAAACAAGCCGAGCAAGTAGGGATTGATAGTATCATTGTAGACTGGGAACGGATTGGTAAACGAGAGCGACAGATTAGCTATTCAACCCAAATCAACGCCGATACACCAGAAGATGTGGTTGCTCTAGCTGAAGTTATCTCCATCCCAATTACAGTAAGAATTAATCCCTTAGATAACAATACTTCTGACGAGATAGAAACTGCCCTAGATTCTGGAGCTAAGATTATTATGCTACCGATGGCAAAAGTTCCCAGTGAGGTAGATAAATTTATTTCTCTAGTCAATGGAAGAGCTAAAACCCTAGTCCAAATTGAGACTCACACATTAGTAGAACATTGCCATGAGCTTAGAGATCTAGGTTGGGACTATAGTTATATTGGACTGAATGATTTAATGATTTCACGCCAAAAAACTCTATTTGGGATTTACTGGCAGATGGTACAGTTGAACAAATTTTTCAAATTTTAA
- a CDS encoding glycosyltransferase family 2 protein, producing the protein MIWLIDQNAKAIDVAVIIPLFNGSQWIRQTLESVFSQSQPPREIVVVDDGSEDESLEIVKSFSGITLLRNPDKGSHCARNFGFKHTNAPLVAFLDQDDIWHRDHLRLMSTILEQFPQSAACVANCAHFYENSLNFPSPVLNSQFFAPWDFFPTNSVATPSAIVIRREALDSINGWPTQFTGTAVDYYTWLRLSVNQSLIRNHCITVGYRRHNNSQGTKLRLQNLEKLIDNHINTLADALRYRVSVYPQDAVLLENRLKSLTNISDIITATITADQSLLVKGAISFEESLANESTAFISSMCNLLLWFLYPYLDPQEFTLKIILKHWPNKAAKTRQGLRERIALSRILPRHLLAHPFDLSLWALLVEFAPLISNKLMPR; encoded by the coding sequence ATGATATGGCTTATAGATCAAAACGCTAAGGCTATAGACGTAGCTGTTATTATCCCTTTATTCAACGGCTCTCAATGGATTCGACAAACACTCGAGTCAGTATTTTCCCAGTCTCAACCACCGAGAGAAATAGTAGTGGTTGACGATGGTTCTGAGGACGAATCCCTAGAGATTGTCAAGTCTTTTTCAGGTATCACTTTATTACGAAATCCTGACAAGGGTTCTCATTGCGCCCGCAATTTTGGATTCAAACATACCAATGCGCCTCTAGTAGCATTTCTCGATCAGGATGACATCTGGCATCGAGATCACCTGCGCCTTATGAGTACGATCCTAGAGCAATTTCCCCAATCTGCTGCTTGTGTAGCCAATTGCGCCCATTTTTATGAAAATAGCCTAAATTTTCCCTCTCCAGTCCTTAATTCTCAGTTTTTTGCTCCTTGGGACTTTTTCCCTACCAATTCTGTCGCCACTCCCTCAGCCATTGTGATTCGACGCGAAGCACTCGATTCCATCAATGGCTGGCCAACACAGTTTACGGGAACTGCTGTAGATTACTATACTTGGTTAAGGTTAAGTGTTAATCAATCTCTGATAAGAAACCATTGTATTACGGTTGGATATCGTCGCCATAATAATTCTCAGGGGACGAAGTTAAGATTACAAAACCTTGAAAAATTAATAGATAATCACATAAACACTTTAGCAGATGCTCTTCGTTATCGGGTTTCTGTCTATCCCCAAGATGCTGTATTACTGGAAAATAGATTGAAATCATTAACTAATATCTCGGATATTATCACAGCCACTATCACTGCTGATCAATCACTGCTGGTGAAAGGTGCTATTTCCTTTGAAGAAAGTCTAGCTAATGAGTCAACTGCTTTTATTAGCTCAATGTGTAACTTGCTGTTATGGTTTTTATATCCTTACTTAGACCCTCAAGAATTTACTTTGAAAATCATCCTCAAACATTGGCCAAATAAGGCAGCCAAAACCCGCCAAGGATTGAGAGAGCGAATTGCTTTAAGCAGAATCCTTCCGAGACATCTATTAGCACATCCATTTGACCTAAGTTTATGGGCTTTATTAGTAGAGTTTGCACCTTTGATAAGCAATAAGCTTATGCCCCGATAA
- a CDS encoding DUF6817 domain-containing protein, which translates to MATNTLIKNRLKNLQHFAPNIVGEFIYLWRDRQYDPPKEQREILKKLATDSTEHLNKRSLYSHLLGTYRILKKWNSSEDICLAGLYHSIYGTYSYRKSLVNLEQRGIIKAAIGSDAEKLVYYYCLEDRKHFLSNFEQVNEFKLINYRDNKEIILTQTELSALITIRLADHLEQLPYTRDYRHQEFYLKAKPFLTQKAYADFLMAHRRKI; encoded by the coding sequence ATGGCTACTAATACCCTCATTAAAAATCGATTGAAAAACTTACAACACTTCGCCCCAAATATTGTAGGTGAATTTATATATTTATGGAGAGATAGACAATATGATCCCCCTAAAGAGCAAAGAGAAATTTTGAAGAAATTAGCAACTGATTCCACTGAACATCTTAATAAACGCTCTTTATATAGTCATTTATTAGGAACTTATAGAATCTTGAAAAAATGGAACTCATCTGAAGATATTTGTCTAGCTGGTCTTTATCACAGCATCTATGGAACTTATAGCTATAGAAAAAGTTTGGTTAATCTAGAACAAAGAGGTATAATTAAGGCTGCTATTGGTTCTGATGCTGAAAAATTAGTTTACTATTATTGTCTTGAAGATAGAAAACATTTCCTCTCTAATTTTGAGCAAGTTAATGAATTTAAACTGATAAATTATCGTGATAACAAGGAAATAATTTTAACTCAAACAGAGCTTAGTGCTTTAATAACTATTCGTTTAGCAGATCACTTAGAACAATTACCTTATACCCGTGATTATCGTCATCAAGAATTTTATCTTAAAGCTAAACCTTTCCTGACTCAAAAAGCTTATGCTGATTTTCTGATGGCTCATAGGAGAAAAATTTAA
- a CDS encoding glycosyltransferase family A protein, which translates to MKFSIVITTCNRLSLLKRAIASSLNQSIPCEVIVVDDCSSDGTAEYIQSLGEDIIFYRNLKNMRQSFSVNVGVKAAQGDWIKLLDDDDYLAPNCIEEIMKNTAQYPEAVICSCQATQVDIKGVEICQTPKIGLEQAFYIAQADIHYGMLLEEVPFGTTSQVAFLRDAFLNSGGWDSSLDDCYNDIDCWLRIARFGDAVFVNSCLVYRVVWSGSYNQKSSLLKRLNTNIFIKEKIYNLVNPKYQSVLPPLSYICNYVKLHWLLVALKQKHFVFAIRISFPAVLSMRSWNILVKAMRSRNNPPSRKSVILKTTK; encoded by the coding sequence ATGAAATTTAGTATTGTTATTACAACCTGCAATCGTTTATCGTTGCTTAAAAGAGCAATCGCTTCGTCCCTAAATCAATCTATTCCCTGTGAAGTCATTGTGGTTGATGATTGTTCCTCTGATGGTACAGCAGAATATATTCAAAGCCTGGGGGAAGATATTATCTTCTATCGTAATCTCAAGAATATGAGGCAATCCTTTTCGGTAAATGTAGGGGTTAAAGCTGCTCAAGGAGATTGGATTAAACTACTCGATGATGATGACTATCTTGCTCCTAATTGTATAGAGGAAATAATGAAAAATACTGCTCAGTATCCCGAAGCTGTCATTTGTTCCTGTCAGGCTACACAGGTGGATATTAAAGGAGTAGAAATCTGTCAAACTCCAAAAATAGGACTTGAACAGGCTTTCTATATCGCTCAAGCAGATATACACTATGGTATGCTCCTAGAAGAAGTTCCCTTCGGAACAACTAGCCAAGTTGCTTTTCTCAGAGATGCTTTTCTTAACTCAGGGGGTTGGGATTCAAGTTTAGATGACTGTTACAATGACATTGATTGCTGGCTTCGCATTGCTCGGTTTGGGGATGCTGTGTTTGTTAACTCCTGTTTAGTGTATCGAGTAGTTTGGTCAGGTAGTTATAATCAAAAGTCTTCATTGTTAAAGCGACTCAACACTAACATTTTTATCAAAGAGAAAATATATAACTTAGTTAATCCAAAATATCAGTCTGTTCTGCCACCACTCTCATATATATGTAATTATGTTAAACTACATTGGTTATTAGTGGCCTTAAAACAAAAACATTTTGTTTTCGCCATCAGAATCTCTTTTCCTGCCGTATTATCTATGAGGTCTTGGAATATTTTAGTTAAGGCAATGAGATCCCGTAATAATCCCCCTTCCAGAAAAAGCGTAATTTTAAAAACTACAAAGTGA
- a CDS encoding helix-turn-helix domain-containing protein: MAAPYSDDLRQKAVSAVERGEKKSHVCRTLNISRNTLDIWLKRKKQTGTVAAKTNYRRGPKPKIDDLEAFQKLAEQYGHLTQEKMAQKWANPVSRMRIGQALKRIGFTRKKKLMATEKEMKKPEKSFSKKSEVMPRKDLSILMKLE, from the coding sequence ATGGCAGCACCCTATAGTGATGATTTAAGACAGAAAGCAGTGAGTGCCGTAGAGCGAGGGGAGAAAAAAAGCCATGTCTGTCGCACCCTCAATATTAGTCGTAATACATTAGACATCTGGCTGAAACGGAAGAAACAAACTGGGACGGTGGCCGCTAAAACTAACTATCGTCGAGGGCCGAAGCCCAAAATTGACGATTTAGAAGCCTTTCAAAAGTTGGCCGAACAATATGGGCATTTGACCCAAGAAAAAATGGCGCAAAAATGGGCTAACCCAGTCAGTAGGATGAGAATTGGTCAAGCGCTCAAAAGAATTGGATTTACTAGAAAAAAAAAACTTATGGCTACAGAGAAAGAGATGAAGAAGCCCGAAAAGAGTTTCTCCAAAAAATCAGAGGTTATGCCCCGGAAAGATTTGTCTATATTGATGAAGCTGGAATAG
- a CDS encoding amino acid ABC transporter substrate-binding protein: MLKWRFCAFSLLLLLITACGTENQPNSGSTTAGSPDAGRLPTVKNRGKLICGINGEVPGFSFVNEKGEYSGLDVQICRAIAAALFNDPSKVEYRKLSPQERFTAVQTGEVDILSRNTTWTINRDTALGMEFITPVFYDGQGIMATKASNVKKLEDLSGKSICVLSGTTTEQNLADAMAKAAVQGYKPIVSDDVEALYTAYQAGRCQAVTSDRSQLVARRSVFPRPQDHQLLEVVISKEPLAPAVADGDPPWSNAVRSIVFSLIQGEEFGINSKNIATFADSKDPSIRRFLGIDEKLGEDMGLPNDFAQRVLKQVGNYGEIYDREIGKPLQLDRGLNNLWTKGGLLYSPPFR; encoded by the coding sequence ATGCTAAAGTGGCGTTTTTGTGCATTTTCCCTGCTTTTACTGCTAATTACTGCCTGTGGGACGGAAAATCAACCCAATTCTGGTTCTACCACCGCAGGTAGTCCCGATGCTGGCCGCTTGCCAACGGTGAAAAATCGCGGTAAGTTAATTTGTGGCATTAACGGAGAAGTGCCGGGGTTCAGCTTTGTTAATGAAAAAGGCGAATATTCCGGCTTAGATGTGCAAATTTGCCGAGCTATTGCGGCGGCTCTCTTTAATGATCCCTCCAAAGTCGAATATCGTAAACTTAGCCCCCAAGAGAGATTTACTGCCGTACAGACGGGAGAAGTGGATATTCTCAGTCGCAACACCACCTGGACGATTAACCGGGATACCGCTCTGGGGATGGAGTTTATCACCCCGGTTTTCTATGATGGTCAGGGAATTATGGCCACGAAAGCCAGCAATGTTAAGAAATTAGAAGATTTAAGCGGAAAGTCCATTTGTGTGCTATCGGGAACCACCACAGAACAAAATCTGGCCGATGCCATGGCAAAAGCGGCAGTGCAAGGCTATAAACCGATCGTTTCCGATGATGTGGAGGCTTTATATACAGCTTATCAGGCGGGGCGCTGTCAGGCTGTCACCTCCGATCGCTCCCAATTGGTGGCCCGGCGCTCGGTTTTTCCCCGACCGCAGGATCATCAATTATTAGAAGTGGTAATATCGAAGGAACCCTTGGCCCCGGCCGTGGCCGATGGTGATCCCCCTTGGTCGAATGCCGTCCGCTCGATCGTTTTTAGTTTAATTCAAGGGGAAGAATTTGGGATTAACTCGAAAAATATTGCCACTTTTGCCGATAGCAAAGACCCCAGTATTCGGCGCTTTTTGGGTATCGATGAGAAGTTAGGTGAAGATATGGGTTTACCCAATGATTTTGCCCAAAGAGTCTTAAAACAGGTGGGTAATTACGGTGAAATTTATGATCGTGAAATCGGTAAACCCCTACAACTCGATCGAGGTTTAAATAATCTTTGGACAAAGGGGGGTTTATTATATTCTCCTCCTTTTCGTTAG
- a CDS encoding TIGR00297 family protein: protein MLTNPWLVAILLNTVLLGIAAIAPKKLLTRMGYLHAWVLGVIVWGSLGWRGYLIVLFYFLVGSTVTRIGLARKEAEGIAEKRSGVRGPENVWGSALAGAICAILSLFAASPWDYLLILAYVASFSTKLADTTASEVGKAYGKTTYLITNFKSVPRGTEGAVSLEGTLAGLLAATAISLLAWGIGAIDLLGVLWCVIAAFIATNIESLIGATLQTRFLWLTNELVNVINTVIGAIVAILLSLLWSFS, encoded by the coding sequence ATGTTAACTAATCCTTGGCTCGTCGCTATTCTTCTCAATACCGTCCTCCTCGGAATCGCTGCAATTGCCCCAAAAAAGCTCTTAACTCGGATGGGTTATCTCCATGCTTGGGTTTTAGGGGTAATTGTCTGGGGAAGCTTGGGATGGCGCGGTTATCTGATTGTTTTATTCTATTTCCTCGTCGGTTCTACCGTCACCCGCATCGGTTTAGCGCGCAAGGAAGCGGAGGGAATTGCCGAAAAAAGATCGGGGGTGCGCGGTCCAGAAAATGTCTGGGGTTCCGCTTTAGCGGGGGCAATTTGCGCTATCCTAAGTCTTTTTGCCGCTTCTCCCTGGGATTACCTGTTAATACTCGCTTATGTGGCTAGTTTTAGCACTAAATTAGCCGATACTACTGCCAGTGAGGTGGGCAAAGCTTACGGTAAAACTACTTATCTAATCACTAATTTTAAATCCGTCCCCCGGGGAACGGAAGGGGCTGTTAGTTTAGAGGGAACGCTCGCCGGTTTGCTGGCAGCCACGGCTATTTCCCTGTTAGCATGGGGTATCGGTGCGATCGATCTTCTTGGTGTGTTATGGTGCGTAATTGCGGCCTTTATCGCTACCAATATCGAAAGTCTCATCGGTGCTACTCTACAAACTCGCTTTCTGTGGTTAACTAATGAATTGGTCAATGTGATCAATACGGTTATCGGTGCGATCGTGGCTATACTGTTAAGCTTGCTCTGGTCTTTCAGCTAA
- a CDS encoding cytochrome b/b6 domain-containing protein, producing the protein MKTNQPYQPLLLRILHGFTGIALIAAMVTAYWTYDTFDGRWLKLPLPEYREIESIHGTFGLYTLIIFPVFAIYAFRRGNKRLIQSDSLNKLTQFGKPIWWYSLHRLVNTLTLFALTFALYSGRMMDSEWLPEGELNHFWYYAHLLSWLIMAVVLILHLLMTAKVGGIPLLLSILKWRFREQDNPKLWLSQLRQWRLNLRLANTLQWLQSLNLYKVLEIVVLLAIIAAWIVPKFD; encoded by the coding sequence ATGAAAACTAATCAACCTTATCAACCTCTTTTACTGCGAATTCTGCACGGATTCACGGGAATTGCCCTCATTGCCGCCATGGTTACGGCCTATTGGACCTATGATACTTTTGACGGTCGTTGGTTAAAACTGCCTTTACCAGAATATCGAGAAATTGAAAGTATTCATGGCACTTTTGGCCTCTATACTCTGATTATCTTTCCCGTTTTTGCTATCTATGCTTTTCGTCGGGGCAACAAAAGATTAATTCAAAGTGATTCTCTTAACAAATTAACCCAATTTGGTAAGCCGATTTGGTGGTATAGTCTCCATCGTTTAGTTAATACTTTGACTCTTTTTGCCCTAACTTTTGCTTTGTATAGTGGGCGGATGATGGATTCCGAATGGCTACCGGAAGGGGAATTAAATCACTTTTGGTATTATGCTCATTTGCTCAGTTGGTTAATTATGGCGGTAGTTCTGATCCTGCACCTACTCATGACTGCTAAAGTGGGAGGGATTCCCCTATTATTATCTATTCTTAAATGGCGTTTTCGTGAACAAGATAATCCGAAATTATGGTTATCTCAATTACGTCAATGGCGGTTAAATTTGCGTCTAGCTAATACTTTGCAGTGGCTACAATCTCTTAACTTATATAAAGTCCTAGAAATTGTTGTCTTATTGGCTATTATAGCGGCTTGGATTGTTCCCAAGTTTGACTAG
- a CDS encoding 2Fe-2S iron-sulfur cluster-binding protein: MTISVRFLPDDIIIEAETGELLLDVAKKAGIDIPTGCLMGSCHACEVELDDGTQICSCITGIPGDRDSLTVHLYSDPLW; the protein is encoded by the coding sequence ATGACTATTTCAGTGCGTTTTTTACCCGATGATATCATCATAGAAGCGGAAACTGGAGAACTATTATTAGACGTGGCGAAAAAAGCAGGAATTGACATTCCTACCGGCTGTTTAATGGGTTCCTGTCACGCCTGTGAAGTAGAATTAGATGATGGTACTCAAATTTGTAGTTGTATTACCGGTATCCCTGGCGATCGAGATTCTTTAACCGTTCATTTATACTCCGATCCGCTTTGGTAA
- the cobQ gene encoding cobyric acid synthase CobQ, producing the protein MKAIMVVGTTSHAGKSFLTAALCRLFNRKGWQVTPFKGQNMALNAYVTAGGGEMGHAQAVQAWAAGTIPRVEMNPILLKPQGNMTSQVIIKGQAVGVTTAADYYQNYFEQGWQAIKESLAKLSAEFDLVVCEGAGSPAEINLKHRDLTNMRVAKYLDAATILVVDIDRGGAFAHVVGTLELLEPEERALIKGIVINKFRGQKSLLDSGITWLEDYTKIPVLGVLPYSDIFLSAEDSLSLLDRPAQKPKAELNISVIRLPHIANFTDFDPLCGEATVNVRYLELQESLGDPDGVIIPGSKTTVADLIALNQSGMANQLQAYHQRGGIIFGICGGLQMLGRLILDPDHREGPDSEAAGLNLLPLKTVITAEKITRQRQVLSNYPQAGLPVTGYEIHQGISQWESESGYQKMFEEDASLGIVSDSLSIWGCYLHGIFDNGSWRRTWLNHLRQRRSLLSLPTRIANYSEQREITLDNMANLVEEHLNIKPIFAHL; encoded by the coding sequence ATGAAAGCAATTATGGTAGTGGGGACAACCTCCCACGCGGGTAAATCTTTTTTAACTGCAGCTTTATGTCGTTTATTCAACCGGAAAGGCTGGCAGGTAACACCCTTTAAAGGTCAGAATATGGCCCTTAATGCCTATGTTACCGCCGGAGGGGGAGAAATGGGTCACGCTCAGGCGGTACAAGCATGGGCCGCGGGGACAATTCCCCGGGTAGAAATGAACCCAATTTTATTAAAACCCCAGGGAAATATGACCTCTCAGGTGATTATTAAAGGCCAGGCTGTTGGTGTCACCACAGCAGCGGATTATTATCAGAATTATTTTGAGCAAGGTTGGCAAGCAATTAAAGAATCTTTAGCTAAATTATCGGCAGAATTTGATCTAGTTGTCTGTGAAGGTGCGGGAAGTCCGGCGGAAATAAATCTCAAACATCGGGATTTAACTAATATGCGGGTGGCTAAATATCTCGATGCCGCTACTATTTTAGTGGTGGATATTGATCGCGGGGGGGCTTTTGCTCACGTCGTCGGTACGTTAGAATTATTAGAGCCGGAGGAAAGAGCTTTAATTAAAGGTATTGTGATCAATAAATTTCGTGGACAAAAATCTCTCTTAGATTCGGGGATTACTTGGCTAGAAGATTATACCAAAATTCCTGTGTTAGGAGTTCTTCCCTATAGTGATATCTTTTTAAGTGCCGAGGATTCTCTTAGTTTACTCGATCGCCCCGCCCAAAAACCCAAAGCTGAACTAAATATCAGTGTCATTCGTCTGCCTCATATCGCTAATTTTACTGATTTTGACCCTCTCTGTGGTGAAGCAACGGTTAATGTCCGTTATCTAGAATTACAGGAATCTTTAGGTGATCCCGATGGGGTAATTATCCCCGGCTCTAAAACCACTGTTGCTGATTTAATTGCTCTTAATCAAAGTGGTATGGCTAATCAATTACAAGCCTATCACCAAAGGGGAGGTATTATCTTTGGCATCTGTGGTGGGTTGCAAATGTTAGGGCGATTAATTCTGGATCCTGACCATCGAGAAGGTCCCGATAGTGAGGCAGCTGGCTTAAATTTACTGCCCTTAAAAACGGTAATTACTGCCGAAAAAATTACCCGTCAACGACAGGTTTTATCTAATTATCCCCAAGCTGGTTTACCAGTAACAGGATACGAAATTCACCAAGGAATAAGCCAATGGGAAAGTGAATCAGGTTATCAAAAAATGTTCGAGGAAGATGCTAGTCTAGGAATTGTCAGTGATTCTCTCTCAATTTGGGGCTGTTATTTACATGGTATCTTTGATAATGGTTCTTGGCGAAGAACTTGGCTAAATCATCTACGTCAGCGTCGCAGTTTATTATCTTTGCCGACGAGAATTGCTAACTATAGTGAACAAAGAGAAATAACCCTAGATAATATGGCTAATTTAGTGGAAGAACATTTAAATATTAAACCTATTTTTGCTCATTTGTAA
- a CDS encoding Npun_F0494 family protein — protein MSLSTPTVTAINYPDATITRAERALCCSPFRLTLFAAMLEQSVSLLSIPGAGGLEKGYTSRLLTEAAAESYLLWLIKVGILRREVDGQGITDSFRLTPLGRKLIEKWQPQGDFFPQPTFWQRFLNTLQRWFSF, from the coding sequence ATGAGCCTATCGACTCCCACCGTTACCGCCATCAATTATCCTGATGCTACCATCACTAGGGCCGAACGCGCCCTCTGTTGTTCTCCTTTCCGTCTCACCTTATTTGCGGCTATGCTGGAGCAAAGTGTATCACTTTTAAGCATTCCGGGTGCTGGGGGTTTAGAGAAAGGTTATACTTCCAGACTGCTGACGGAAGCAGCAGCGGAAAGCTATCTTCTCTGGTTGATTAAAGTGGGAATTTTGCGGCGCGAAGTAGATGGACAGGGGATAACCGATAGTTTTCGTCTCACTCCTTTGGGGAGAAAATTAATAGAAAAATGGCAACCCCAAGGGGACTTTTTCCCTCAACCCACTTTCTGGCAAAGATTTTTAAATACTCTGCAACGTTGGTTTTCTTTTTAA
- a CDS encoding (2Fe-2S) ferredoxin domain-containing protein, with amino-acid sequence MEEADTRDILGENVAKLGLAQIQRHLFLCCDQTKPKCCDKEEGLEVWDYLKKRLRELELDRPRADRPGCIFRTKANCLRVCSQGPILLVYPEGVWYRRVNKEAIERIIQEHLIGNQIVTEYAFLRHDLPAISRNCPGGEPETIEENSVKTN; translated from the coding sequence ATGGAAGAAGCGGACACCAGAGATATCTTGGGGGAAAATGTGGCTAAGTTGGGACTGGCCCAGATCCAGCGTCATCTATTTCTCTGCTGCGATCAGACTAAGCCAAAATGCTGTGACAAGGAAGAAGGGTTAGAAGTGTGGGATTATTTAAAGAAGCGGTTAAGGGAATTAGAACTCGATCGCCCTAGGGCGGACCGTCCGGGCTGTATTTTTCGCACTAAAGCCAACTGTTTGCGGGTTTGTAGCCAAGGCCCGATTTTATTAGTGTACCCGGAAGGAGTCTGGTATCGAAGGGTCAATAAGGAAGCGATCGAAAGAATTATCCAAGAACACCTAATCGGTAATCAAATCGTCACCGAATATGCTTTTCTTCGCCACGATTTACCGGCAATTTCTCGGAACTGTCCAGGAGGAGAACCCGAAACAATAGAGGAAAACAGCGTTAAAACTAACTGA
- a CDS encoding response regulator transcription factor, whose product MKETNKDNKQLLLIDDDPNLILLVKDYLEFRGYRVTTAENGREALEILERGANTAKAREMPDMIICDLIMPEMDGYAFLEKIRQDSRFSGLPVIFLSPKDQSQDKVTGLTAGADFYMVKPFEPEELVALVESSLTQAGRLLKRSTRIHSEDVTPVQVPGNVELTPTELKVVQLVAQGLANREIAAKLNVSQRTIESHVSNMLHKTGLHNRTELTQWAIESNIIFLYS is encoded by the coding sequence ATGAAAGAGACCAACAAAGACAATAAACAACTTTTATTAATCGACGATGACCCGAATTTAATACTTTTGGTAAAAGATTATCTAGAGTTTCGTGGTTATAGGGTGACAACCGCAGAAAACGGTCGGGAGGCCCTAGAAATCCTCGAACGCGGGGCAAATACTGCCAAGGCAAGGGAAATGCCCGATATGATTATCTGTGATCTGATCATGCCGGAAATGGACGGTTATGCCTTCCTCGAAAAAATTCGTCAGGACAGTCGTTTTAGTGGCCTTCCCGTGATTTTTCTCTCCCCTAAGGATCAAAGTCAGGACAAGGTAACAGGTTTAACCGCCGGGGCCGATTTTTATATGGTCAAACCCTTTGAACCGGAAGAATTAGTGGCCCTGGTGGAGTCTTCCCTCACACAAGCGGGCCGGTTGCTGAAACGCAGCACCCGCATCCATTCCGAGGATGTCACCCCTGTTCAAGTCCCGGGTAATGTGGAATTAACCCCAACGGAGTTAAAAGTAGTACAATTGGTCGCACAAGGACTGGCTAATCGGGAAATCGCCGCAAAACTCAATGTTAGTCAACGGACAATCGAAAGCCATGTGTCGAATATGCTCCATAAAACTGGTCTTCATAATCGCACGGAATTGACCCAGTGGGCGATCGAAAGTAATATCATTTTTCTCTATTCCTAG